One Nocardioides luti DNA window includes the following coding sequences:
- a CDS encoding cysteine desulfurase family protein has translation MTNASGAPEPGPDRRPPVPLDSASSEPLHPAARETLMAALEHGWADPRRLHGPARTTRLLLDNAREVVAECLGVRRDEVAFTASGTEAVHRGVLGLLAARPQRGSTVVTSAVEHSAVLHAAAWAARGSGVDPVTVGVDRLGRVSPDETVELARAAGAAVVALQSANHEVGTLQPVAEVASLLDDVPLFVDASASTGRLPLPDGWTTAAASARKWGGPAGVGVLLVRTGARWANPFPGDADERQTGLENVPAALAAAAALQAVLAEADATNARQAALVDRIRAVAATIPDVDVVGDPVDRLPHLVTFSCLYVEGEALVSALDRHGFGVASGSACTASTLEPSHVLAAMGALTHGNVRVSLGRETTEQDVERFLAVLPGVVRDLRAEVGL, from the coding sequence GTGACAAATGCCTCCGGCGCCCCGGAGCCCGGGCCCGACCGGCGCCCCCCGGTCCCCCTCGACAGCGCCTCCTCCGAGCCGCTGCACCCCGCGGCGCGCGAGACGCTGATGGCGGCCCTGGAGCACGGCTGGGCCGACCCGCGCCGCCTCCACGGGCCGGCCCGCACGACGCGACTGCTGCTGGACAACGCCCGCGAGGTCGTGGCCGAGTGCCTCGGCGTACGCCGTGACGAGGTGGCCTTCACCGCCTCGGGCACCGAGGCCGTCCACCGCGGCGTCCTCGGCCTGCTCGCCGCCCGCCCCCAGCGCGGGAGCACCGTGGTCACGAGCGCCGTCGAGCACTCCGCCGTCCTGCACGCCGCCGCCTGGGCCGCCCGGGGCTCCGGGGTCGACCCCGTGACCGTGGGCGTGGACCGTCTCGGCCGGGTCTCCCCCGACGAGACGGTCGAGCTCGCCCGCGCCGCGGGTGCGGCGGTCGTGGCCCTGCAGTCCGCGAACCACGAGGTCGGGACGCTGCAGCCGGTGGCCGAGGTCGCGTCCCTGCTCGACGACGTGCCGCTGTTCGTGGACGCCTCCGCGTCGACGGGACGGCTGCCGCTGCCCGACGGCTGGACGACCGCCGCCGCCTCCGCCCGCAAGTGGGGCGGGCCGGCCGGCGTGGGCGTGCTGCTGGTCCGGACGGGCGCGCGCTGGGCCAACCCCTTCCCCGGCGACGCCGACGAGCGCCAGACCGGCCTCGAGAACGTGCCCGCCGCCCTGGCCGCCGCGGCGGCGCTGCAGGCCGTCCTCGCCGAGGCCGACGCGACCAACGCCCGCCAGGCGGCGCTGGTGGACCGGATCCGTGCGGTCGCCGCGACCATCCCCGACGTCGACGTGGTCGGCGACCCGGTCGACCGGCTCCCCCACCTGGTGACCTTCTCCTGCCTCTACGTCGAGGGCGAGGCGCTCGTGAGCGCGCTCGACCGCCACGGCTTCGGCGTCGCCAGCGGCTCGGCCTGCACGGCCTCCACGCTGGAGCCCAGCCACGTGCTGGCGGCGATGGGCGCCCTGACCCACGGCAACGTGCGCGTCTCGCTCGGCCGCGAGACGACCGAGCAGGACGTCGAGCGCTTCCTGGCCGTGCTGCCCGGCGTCGTGCGCGACCTGCGTGCGGAGGTCGGTCTGTGA
- a CDS encoding sulfurtransferase TusA family protein, producing MSQASLELDCREMLCPMPVIELARHLADVPVGGTIAVLATDPAARVDVPAWCRMRGQEYVGEVGAPDGTPTYVVRRVS from the coding sequence GTGAGTCAGGCGTCCCTGGAGCTGGACTGCCGCGAGATGCTCTGCCCGATGCCGGTCATCGAGCTGGCCCGGCACCTCGCGGACGTCCCGGTCGGCGGCACGATCGCGGTGCTCGCCACCGACCCGGCGGCCCGGGTCGACGTGCCGGCGTGGTGCCGCATGCGCGGCCAGGAGTACGTCGGCGAGGTCGGCGCCCCGGACGGGACCCCGACCTACGTGGTGCGACGGGTCAGCTGA
- a CDS encoding carbohydrate kinase family protein, producing MSLLIAGSIATDHLMTFGGKFADSLVVEQLDKLSVSFLVEDLEIRRGGVAPNMCFGLARLGLRPVLVGAAGEDFADYRSWLERHGVDCDSVRISEDRHTARFVCTSDSTMAQFASFYPGAMSEARLIELAPIVARVGAPEFVLVGADDPDGMLRHTEECRQRGYPFIADPSQQLAFGEGDLIRKLIDGAAYLFSNEYESHMIESKTGWSADEVLERVGTQVTTLGADGVRVLRKGEATIELPAARNVAALEPTGVGDAFRAGFLAGLSWDVGLERSAQVGCVLAAYVVETVGTQEYAFTAEQFLARLEESYGAPAAADVAAHLHALS from the coding sequence ATGTCGCTCCTCATCGCCGGGTCCATCGCCACCGACCACCTGATGACCTTCGGCGGCAAGTTCGCCGACTCGCTGGTCGTCGAGCAGCTGGACAAGCTGTCGGTCTCGTTCCTCGTCGAGGACCTGGAGATCCGGCGCGGGGGCGTGGCCCCCAACATGTGCTTCGGCCTGGCGCGGCTGGGCCTGCGTCCGGTGCTCGTCGGCGCGGCCGGCGAGGACTTCGCCGACTACCGCTCCTGGCTCGAGCGGCACGGCGTCGACTGCGACTCCGTGCGCATCTCCGAGGACCGCCACACCGCGCGCTTCGTGTGTACCTCCGACTCCACGATGGCGCAGTTCGCCTCCTTCTACCCCGGCGCGATGAGCGAGGCGCGGCTGATCGAGCTCGCCCCCATCGTGGCGCGCGTCGGCGCCCCCGAGTTCGTGCTCGTCGGGGCCGACGACCCGGACGGCATGCTGCGCCACACCGAGGAGTGCCGCCAGCGCGGCTACCCCTTCATCGCCGACCCGAGCCAGCAGCTGGCCTTCGGCGAGGGCGACCTGATCCGCAAGCTCATCGACGGGGCGGCGTACCTCTTCTCGAACGAGTACGAGTCGCACATGATCGAGTCCAAGACCGGCTGGTCGGCCGACGAGGTCCTCGAGCGCGTCGGCACCCAGGTCACCACCCTCGGCGCCGACGGCGTGCGCGTGCTCCGCAAGGGCGAGGCCACGATCGAGCTCCCGGCCGCCAGGAACGTCGCGGCCCTCGAGCCGACCGGTGTCGGCGACGCCTTCCGGGCCGGCTTCCTGGCCGGGCTGTCGTGGGACGTCGGCCTCGAGCGGTCGGCGCAGGTCGGCTGCGTGCTCGCGGCGTACGTCGTGGAGACGGTCGGGACGCAGGAGTACGCCTTCACGGCCGAGCAGTTCCTCGCGCGCCTTGAGGAGTCGTACGGCGCGCCCGCGGCGGCCGACGTGGCCGCGCACCTGCACGCGCTCAGCTGA
- the erpA gene encoding iron-sulfur cluster insertion protein ErpA gives MTEQSTTTERRTDQINLSDVAASKVKSLLEQEGRDDLALRISVQPGGCSGLRYQLFFDERTLDGDVVTDFDGVSVVVDRMSVPYLNGAQIDFVDSIEKQGFTIDNPNATGSCACGDSFH, from the coding sequence ATGACCGAGCAGTCGACCACCACGGAGCGCCGCACCGACCAGATCAACCTGAGCGACGTCGCGGCGAGCAAGGTGAAGAGCCTCCTCGAGCAGGAGGGTCGTGACGACCTCGCACTCCGGATCTCCGTGCAGCCGGGCGGTTGCTCGGGCCTGCGCTACCAGCTCTTCTTCGACGAGCGCACCCTCGACGGTGACGTCGTCACCGACTTCGACGGCGTGTCCGTCGTCGTCGACCGGATGAGCGTCCCCTACCTCAACGGTGCGCAGATCGACTTCGTCGACTCCATCGAGAAGCAGGGCTTCACGATCGACAACCCCAACGCCACCGGCTCCTGCGCCTGCGGCGACTCGTTCCACTAG
- a CDS encoding glycerate kinase family protein, with amino-acid sequence MRILVAPDKFAGTLTAVEAAEAIAEGWRRRRPDDELDLAPMADGGPGFVDVLHAALGGELLAVTVRGPFGDPVPATILVDGATAYVESAQACGLHLSGKDRPEDGSTYGVGELVAAAVDAGATRVVVGLGGSGTNDGGAGLLAGLGAIGDRPLDAGPAALPGITTVDLSAARARVADVELVAASDVDNPLTGLFGAIKVFGPQKGVPDERLPGLDAVLEELAVAVDRRTSLEKGAGAAGGLGYGLLLLGATREPGIDLVAGAVRLAERARAVDLVITGEGAFDFSSRSGKVPYGVATIANEALRPCVAVAGQVLVGSREMRALGVESAYSLVDLVGEERSFGDPAGALAEVAERVARTWSR; translated from the coding sequence ATGCGCATCCTGGTGGCCCCGGACAAGTTCGCCGGCACGCTCACCGCCGTCGAGGCGGCGGAGGCGATCGCCGAGGGGTGGCGCCGGCGCCGCCCCGACGACGAGCTGGACCTGGCGCCGATGGCCGACGGGGGGCCGGGATTCGTCGACGTGCTGCACGCGGCGCTGGGCGGCGAGCTGCTGGCCGTGACCGTCCGGGGGCCGTTCGGCGACCCGGTGCCCGCCACGATCCTGGTCGACGGCGCCACGGCGTACGTCGAGAGCGCGCAGGCGTGCGGCCTGCACCTGAGCGGGAAGGACCGGCCCGAGGACGGCTCGACGTACGGCGTCGGCGAGCTCGTGGCCGCTGCGGTGGACGCGGGGGCGACCCGGGTCGTCGTCGGTCTCGGCGGCAGCGGCACCAACGACGGGGGAGCCGGGCTGCTCGCCGGCCTCGGCGCCATCGGCGACCGCCCGCTCGACGCCGGCCCCGCCGCGCTGCCGGGCATCACGACCGTGGACCTGTCGGCGGCCCGGGCCCGGGTGGCCGACGTCGAGCTCGTGGCCGCCTCCGACGTCGACAACCCGCTCACCGGGCTGTTCGGGGCGATCAAGGTCTTCGGCCCGCAGAAGGGCGTCCCCGACGAGCGGCTCCCCGGCCTCGACGCCGTCCTCGAGGAGCTCGCGGTCGCCGTCGACCGGCGCACCTCGCTGGAGAAGGGCGCCGGCGCGGCCGGGGGACTGGGCTACGGCCTGCTGCTGCTGGGCGCCACCCGCGAGCCCGGCATCGACCTGGTCGCCGGGGCGGTCCGGCTCGCCGAGCGGGCCCGGGCAGTCGACCTGGTCATCACCGGCGAGGGCGCCTTCGACTTCTCGAGCCGCTCGGGCAAGGTGCCGTACGGCGTCGCGACCATCGCCAACGAGGCGCTGCGTCCGTGCGTCGCGGTGGCCGGGCAGGTGCTGGTCGGCTCCCGGGAGATGCGCGCGCTGGGCGTGGAGTCGGCGTACTCCCTCGTCGACCTGGTCGGCGAGGAGCGCTCCTTCGGCGACCCCGCGGGCGCGCTGGCCGAGGTGGCCGAGCGGGTGGCGCGGACCTGGTCGCGCTGA
- a CDS encoding GNAT family N-acetyltransferase encodes MSDVQIRPMRPEDVPAAERLSAVGFHELDQRMFPRSFPDPVLRPAERGANWITRTRHFLETDPGGSWVAEDETGMVGIATSFNREKLWCLATYAVRPGLQGRGIGKPLLAAALHHGRGSLRGMLSSSSDPKAVRRYRLAGFSLHPQLYLRGTVDRSAIPVVDKVREGSAGDIDLMDSIDRQTRGAAHGPDHEVMLGFWRLLVSDTTTGSGYAYVDGSGVALLAATNRRTAARLLWAALADVEGEAGISHVTPANEWAVDVGIAARLDVHTEGYLGVRGMAPPSPYLHNGALL; translated from the coding sequence GTGAGCGACGTGCAGATCCGGCCGATGCGACCCGAGGACGTCCCCGCCGCCGAGCGCCTCAGCGCCGTCGGCTTCCACGAGCTGGACCAGCGGATGTTCCCGCGCTCGTTCCCCGACCCCGTGCTCCGTCCGGCCGAGCGTGGCGCCAACTGGATCACCCGGACGCGCCACTTCCTCGAGACCGACCCCGGCGGCAGCTGGGTCGCCGAGGACGAGACCGGCATGGTCGGGATCGCGACGTCGTTCAACCGCGAGAAGCTCTGGTGCCTCGCGACGTACGCCGTCCGCCCCGGCCTGCAGGGTCGCGGCATCGGCAAGCCGCTGCTGGCCGCGGCGCTGCACCACGGGCGCGGCTCGCTGCGCGGGATGCTCTCGTCCTCCAGCGACCCCAAGGCGGTGCGTCGCTACCGGCTGGCCGGCTTCTCGCTGCACCCCCAGCTGTACCTGCGCGGCACCGTGGACCGGTCGGCGATCCCGGTGGTCGACAAGGTCCGCGAGGGCTCGGCCGGCGACATCGACCTGATGGACTCGATCGACCGGCAGACCCGCGGTGCCGCGCACGGCCCCGACCACGAGGTGATGCTGGGGTTCTGGCGGCTGCTCGTGAGCGACACGACCACGGGGTCGGGCTACGCCTACGTCGACGGCAGCGGCGTGGCGCTGCTCGCCGCGACCAACCGGCGCACCGCCGCGCGGCTGCTCTGGGCCGCGCTGGCCGACGTCGAGGGCGAGGCCGGCATCTCCCACGTCACGCCGGCCAACGAGTGGGCGGTCGACGTCGGGATCGCGGCGCGCCTCGACGTCCACACCGAGGGCTATCTCGGGGTGCGCGGGATGGCGCCGCCCTCGCCGTACCTCCACAACGGCGCGCTGCTCTGA
- the nadA gene encoding quinolinate synthase NadA, with the protein MTTIDLPLLPLGRGTDLSAERGVECPGDLPAASDPDLVARARAAKEALGERVFVLGHHYQRDEVIQFADVTGDSFKLARDAAGRPDAEFIVFCGVHFMAESADILTGPDQQVILPDLAAGCSMADMAALTQVEAAWEAMTAAGVADSVVPVTYMNSSADIKAFCGRNGGAVCTSSNAEVALEWAFEQKPDAKVFFLPDQHLGRNTAILKMGLTLDDCVVWNPHKPNGGLTDQELRDAKMILWKGHCSVHGRFSPEVVDELRATMPGVQILVHPECQHEVVLKADLVGSTEFIIKTIEAAPAGSSWAIGTEMNLVKRLANAHPDKQIAFLDKTVCYCSTMNRIDLPHLVWALESLVAGTVVNRIQVDPDTEHWAQVALQRMLDLPGKSHKD; encoded by the coding sequence ATGACGACGATCGACCTCCCGCTGCTGCCCCTCGGACGCGGCACCGACCTCTCCGCCGAGCGTGGCGTCGAGTGCCCGGGCGACCTGCCCGCCGCCTCCGACCCCGACCTGGTGGCTCGCGCCCGCGCGGCCAAGGAGGCGCTCGGCGAGCGGGTGTTCGTGCTCGGGCACCACTACCAGCGCGACGAGGTCATCCAGTTCGCCGACGTCACCGGCGACTCCTTCAAGCTCGCGCGCGACGCGGCCGGCCGGCCGGACGCGGAGTTCATCGTCTTCTGCGGCGTGCACTTCATGGCCGAGTCCGCCGACATCCTGACCGGCCCCGACCAGCAGGTGATCCTGCCCGACCTGGCCGCGGGCTGCTCGATGGCCGACATGGCCGCGCTGACCCAGGTCGAGGCCGCCTGGGAGGCGATGACCGCCGCCGGTGTCGCCGACTCGGTGGTGCCCGTGACCTACATGAACTCCTCGGCCGACATCAAGGCCTTCTGCGGCCGCAACGGCGGCGCCGTGTGCACGTCGTCGAACGCCGAGGTCGCGCTGGAGTGGGCCTTCGAGCAGAAGCCGGACGCCAAGGTCTTCTTCCTCCCCGACCAGCACCTGGGCCGCAACACCGCGATCCTCAAGATGGGCCTGACCCTCGACGACTGCGTCGTGTGGAACCCCCACAAGCCGAACGGCGGCCTCACCGACCAGGAGCTCCGCGACGCGAAGATGATCCTGTGGAAGGGCCACTGCTCCGTGCACGGCCGCTTCTCCCCCGAGGTGGTCGACGAGCTGCGCGCCACGATGCCGGGCGTGCAGATCCTGGTGCACCCCGAGTGCCAGCACGAGGTCGTGCTCAAGGCGGACCTGGTCGGGTCGACCGAGTTCATCATCAAGACCATCGAGGCGGCCCCGGCCGGCTCGAGCTGGGCCATCGGCACCGAGATGAACCTCGTCAAGCGGCTCGCCAACGCTCACCCGGACAAGCAGATCGCCTTCCTCGACAAGACGGTCTGCTACTGCTCGACGATGAACCGCATCGACCTCCCGCACCTCGTGTGGGCGCTGGAGTCGCTCGTCGCCGGCACGGTCGTCAACCGGATCCAGGTCGATCCCGACACCGAGCACTGGGCGCAGGTCGCGCTCCAGCGGATGCTCGACCTGCCGGGCAAGTCCCACAAGGACTGA
- a CDS encoding sensor histidine kinase: MIELERDELRVAEIGKYRVLIDPPRKDLMALVEVAAQVAGVPMATINLITDTEQHQVAVHGFDASVCSREDSMCNLVLHLGHPVIVPDASKDDRFKDNPFVTGVIGDVRFYASHQLVTPDDVVIGTLCVFDVVPRTLSTEQERALTGLADRIVDLLELELRTRELSSSLTELQLAQAELKRSNEQLAAFAGQVSHDLRNPLTAVSMSLKMIGESVEGDDAEPDAAEIGWLVKRAIGGSDRMQSLIDDLLSFARLGGELQRVDVDLTRVAGDVLEDLSLALQGATVDVEVLPVVTGDPVQLRAVLQNLVANAAKFTRPGEKAQIAITAQHVGDVWRVEVSDHGLGIAPEDRDRVFQPLARVDDEVDGSGIGLTTCRRIVEAHGGRIGLTASPSGGTTAWFELPD, encoded by the coding sequence ATGATCGAGCTCGAGCGCGACGAGCTGAGGGTTGCCGAGATCGGCAAGTACCGCGTCCTCATCGACCCGCCGCGCAAGGACCTGATGGCCCTGGTCGAAGTCGCGGCGCAGGTCGCCGGGGTGCCGATGGCGACCATCAACCTGATCACCGACACCGAGCAGCACCAGGTGGCGGTGCACGGCTTCGACGCGTCGGTGTGCAGCCGCGAGGACTCGATGTGCAACCTGGTCCTGCACCTCGGTCACCCGGTGATCGTCCCGGACGCCAGCAAGGACGACCGCTTCAAGGACAACCCCTTCGTGACGGGGGTGATCGGCGACGTCCGCTTCTACGCCAGCCACCAGCTCGTCACGCCCGACGACGTCGTGATCGGCACCCTGTGCGTCTTCGACGTGGTGCCGCGGACGCTGTCCACCGAGCAGGAGCGGGCCCTCACGGGGCTGGCGGACCGGATCGTCGACCTCCTCGAGCTCGAGCTGCGGACCCGCGAGCTCAGCAGCTCGCTGACCGAGCTCCAGCTGGCGCAGGCCGAGCTGAAGCGCTCCAACGAGCAGCTCGCGGCGTTCGCCGGCCAGGTCAGCCACGACCTGCGCAACCCGCTCACCGCGGTCTCCATGTCGCTGAAGATGATCGGCGAGAGCGTCGAGGGCGACGACGCGGAGCCCGACGCGGCCGAGATCGGCTGGCTGGTCAAGCGGGCCATCGGCGGCTCCGACCGGATGCAGAGCCTGATCGACGACCTGCTGTCCTTCGCCCGCCTCGGCGGCGAGCTGCAGCGCGTCGACGTCGACCTGACCCGGGTCGCGGGGGACGTGCTCGAGGACCTCTCGCTGGCCCTGCAGGGCGCCACCGTCGACGTGGAGGTACTCCCGGTCGTCACCGGCGACCCCGTGCAGCTGCGCGCGGTCCTGCAGAACCTGGTCGCCAACGCCGCGAAGTTCACCCGCCCCGGTGAGAAGGCCCAGATCGCCATCACGGCGCAGCACGTTGGTGACGTGTGGCGCGTCGAGGTCTCCGACCACGGGCTCGGCATCGCGCCCGAGGACCGGGACCGGGTCTTCCAGCCGCTTGCCCGCGTGGACGACGAGGTGGACGGCTCGGGCATCGGCCTCACGACCTGCCGTCGCATCGTCGAGGCGCACGGCGGCCGGATCGGGCTCACCGCGTCGCCGTCGGGCGGCACCACCGCGTGGTTCGAGCTGCCGGACTGA
- the pspAB gene encoding PspA-associated protein PspAB, giving the protein MGLWDTLTGRSRSRPANLDALFLVPSAAITLQTAAGLTPTGDGAVCYRAAAGAAFQQTQDDVVALLNADPDVPDVRISTDEFGFTWLTAHRDPADTSGLCTDLHAVNTALEAQGFGPGLLCSLVPFADASGRHVGLVYLYKQGTFYPFAPTGPQARDNLLEIQVRDELGRELPMERDLGRWMALWGAPGL; this is encoded by the coding sequence ATGGGTCTCTGGGACACCCTGACCGGGCGCAGCCGGTCCAGGCCGGCCAACCTCGACGCGCTGTTCCTCGTGCCGAGCGCGGCGATCACGCTGCAGACGGCGGCCGGGCTGACGCCGACCGGCGACGGGGCCGTCTGCTACCGCGCCGCCGCCGGCGCGGCGTTCCAGCAGACGCAGGACGACGTGGTGGCGCTGCTCAACGCCGACCCCGACGTCCCGGACGTCCGCATCAGCACCGACGAGTTCGGCTTCACCTGGTTGACCGCGCACCGCGACCCCGCGGACACCAGCGGGCTCTGCACCGACCTGCACGCGGTCAACACCGCCCTCGAGGCGCAGGGGTTCGGCCCCGGCCTGCTGTGCTCGCTGGTGCCGTTCGCGGACGCCTCCGGGCGGCACGTGGGGCTGGTCTACCTCTACAAGCAGGGCACGTTCTACCCCTTCGCCCCGACCGGTCCCCAGGCCCGCGACAACCTCCTGGAGATCCAGGTGCGCGACGAGCTCGGCAGGGAGCTCCCGATGGAGCGCGACCTGGGCCGCTGGATGGCGCTGTGGGGTGCTCCAGGGCTGTAG
- the htpX gene encoding zinc metalloprotease HtpX, giving the protein MARTRFVNDRGLTARMTLVMFLLGGLFVALIVGLMYAFGSSPGIVLLIGLGGIGVAFYQWYSSDKLAMRAMRAREVTPEEAPELHGMIDRLCALADMPKPRVGIADMDLPNAFATGRSPDRAVVCVTTGILQRLTTEELEGVLAHELSHVAHRDVLVMTVASSAGIVAGMLTRGAQFGGLGLLGGRRNNNNGGAPAVLVAIVVSLVVYAISFVLLRLLSRYRELCADRSGAYLTMKPAALASALQKITGEMATIPQRDLRASSSMNAFFIAPAISGATLKTLTSTHPSLEQRLEQLARIQAELGRPTA; this is encoded by the coding sequence ATGGCACGCACCCGGTTCGTGAACGACCGCGGCCTCACCGCCCGGATGACGCTCGTGATGTTCCTGCTCGGTGGGCTGTTCGTGGCGCTCATCGTCGGGCTGATGTACGCCTTCGGCAGCTCGCCGGGGATCGTCCTGCTCATCGGGCTCGGCGGCATCGGCGTCGCGTTCTACCAGTGGTACTCCTCCGACAAGCTGGCCATGCGCGCGATGCGCGCCCGTGAGGTCACCCCGGAGGAGGCGCCCGAGCTGCACGGGATGATCGACCGCCTGTGCGCGCTGGCCGACATGCCCAAGCCGCGGGTCGGCATCGCCGACATGGACCTCCCGAACGCGTTCGCCACCGGCCGCTCGCCCGACCGGGCCGTGGTCTGCGTGACGACCGGCATCCTCCAGCGGCTCACCACCGAGGAGCTCGAGGGCGTGCTCGCCCACGAGCTGTCCCACGTCGCGCACCGCGACGTGCTGGTGATGACGGTCGCGTCCTCCGCGGGCATCGTCGCCGGCATGCTGACCCGCGGCGCCCAGTTCGGCGGGCTCGGGCTGCTCGGCGGCCGCCGGAACAACAACAACGGCGGGGCGCCCGCGGTGCTCGTCGCGATCGTGGTCAGCCTGGTCGTCTACGCCATCAGCTTCGTGCTGCTGCGGCTGCTCTCGCGCTACCGCGAGCTGTGCGCGGACCGCTCCGGCGCCTACCTCACGATGAAGCCGGCGGCCCTCGCCTCCGCGCTGCAGAAGATCACCGGCGAGATGGCGACGATCCCGCAGCGCGACCTGCGCGCGAGCAGCAGCATGAACGCCTTCTTCATCGCCCCCGCCATCAGCGGCGCCACGCTCAAGACGCTCACGTCCACGCACCCCTCGCTCGAGCAGCGCCTCGAGCAGCTCGCCCGGATCCAGGCCGAGCTCGGCCGGCCGACGGCCTGA
- the pspAA gene encoding PspA-associated protein PspAA, with product MIIRILGEGQYDVSDDALPRLNELDAQVEAAVEAGDVEAFATALGALLVGVRTAGVAHPADSLDESDLILPPDDATIDEVRELLGGDGLIPG from the coding sequence ATGATCATCCGGATCCTGGGCGAGGGCCAGTACGACGTCTCCGACGACGCCCTGCCCCGGCTCAACGAGCTCGACGCCCAGGTCGAGGCGGCCGTCGAGGCCGGCGACGTCGAGGCCTTCGCGACCGCCCTGGGGGCGCTGCTCGTGGGGGTCCGGACGGCCGGTGTCGCGCATCCTGCCGACAGCCTCGACGAGTCCGACCTGATCCTGCCGCCCGACGACGCGACGATCGACGAGGTCCGCGAGCTGCTCGGCGGCGACGGCCTGATCCCCGGCTGA
- a CDS encoding PspA/IM30 family protein has product MSLMQRISLIFRSKANKALDRAEDPRETLDYSYQRQLDLLSKVRRGVADVATSRKRVELQVNQLEQQQAKLQDQAEKAIGMGREDLAREALTRKSGVTGQITDLKAQHAQLQGEEEKLTLAQQRLQAKVESFRTRKETIKATYTAAEAQTRINEAMSGIGEEMGDVGLAIQRAEDKTAQMQARAGAIDELIASGALDDVSSTNSGDDIARELDAMSSQSDVEAELARLKGGSQPQAIEAGDNDILQAEPEKKTEGNA; this is encoded by the coding sequence ATGAGTCTCATGCAGCGCATCAGCCTGATCTTCCGGTCCAAGGCCAACAAGGCCCTGGACCGTGCCGAGGATCCCCGCGAGACGCTCGACTACAGCTACCAGCGCCAGCTCGACCTCCTCTCGAAGGTGCGGCGCGGCGTGGCGGACGTGGCCACGAGCCGCAAGCGGGTCGAGCTCCAGGTCAACCAGCTCGAGCAGCAGCAGGCCAAGCTCCAGGACCAGGCCGAGAAGGCGATCGGGATGGGCCGCGAGGACCTCGCACGCGAGGCGCTGACCCGCAAGAGCGGCGTCACCGGCCAGATCACCGACCTCAAGGCCCAGCACGCGCAGCTCCAGGGCGAGGAGGAGAAGCTCACCCTCGCCCAGCAGCGGCTGCAGGCCAAGGTCGAGTCGTTCCGCACCCGCAAGGAGACCATCAAGGCGACGTACACCGCCGCCGAGGCGCAGACCCGCATCAACGAGGCGATGTCCGGCATCGGCGAGGAGATGGGCGACGTCGGCCTGGCCATCCAGCGGGCCGAGGACAAGACCGCGCAGATGCAGGCGCGGGCCGGTGCCATCGACGAGCTGATCGCCTCGGGCGCGCTCGACGACGTCAGCTCCACGAACTCCGGTGACGACATCGCCCGCGAGCTCGACGCGATGAGCTCGCAGTCCGACGTCGAGGCCGAGCTGGCCCGGCTCAAGGGCGGCAGCCAGCCGCAGGCCATCGAGGCCGGCGACAACGACATCCTGCAGGCGGAGCCCGAGAAGAAGACCGAGGGCAACGCATGA
- a CDS encoding DUF3043 domain-containing protein, protein MFRRSKTETPAPEATPKPDGKGRPTPSRKEAEAAARARAKVPRTRKEIAQAQRSARTESSQSVRAAMKAGDERYYLPRDKGPVRRFVRDFVDSRFSFIELMIPLLLVTMVLGYSGNERLASIGNTVLLGTILLVVVDMVLLRFRMRRQVAQRFPDEPTKGLTYYAITRALQMKFMRLPKAKVKIGQGLPEHYR, encoded by the coding sequence TTGTTCCGTCGCAGCAAGACCGAGACCCCCGCCCCCGAGGCGACCCCCAAGCCCGACGGCAAGGGACGTCCGACGCCGTCGCGCAAGGAGGCCGAGGCCGCCGCGCGGGCCCGCGCCAAGGTGCCGCGGACCCGCAAGGAGATCGCGCAGGCCCAGCGCTCGGCCCGCACGGAGTCGAGCCAGAGCGTCCGCGCCGCCATGAAGGCCGGCGACGAGCGCTACTACCTGCCCCGCGACAAGGGCCCCGTCCGCCGCTTCGTGCGCGACTTCGTCGACAGCCGCTTCTCCTTCATCGAGCTGATGATCCCGCTGCTGCTCGTCACCATGGTGCTGGGCTACTCCGGCAACGAGCGGCTCGCCTCGATCGGCAACACCGTGCTGCTCGGCACGATCCTGCTGGTCGTCGTCGACATGGTCCTGCTGCGCTTCCGGATGCGTCGCCAGGTGGCGCAGCGCTTCCCGGACGAGCCCACCAAGGGCCTCACCTACTACGCCATCACCCGGGCCCTGCAGATGAAGTTCATGCGGCTGCCCAAGGCGAAGGTCAAGATCGGCCAGGGGCTGCCCGAGCACTACCGGTGA